The Canis lupus baileyi chromosome 26, mCanLup2.hap1, whole genome shotgun sequence DNA window ctcccggtgcatggagcctgcttctccctctgcctgtgtctctgcctctctctctctctctgtgtgtgactatcataaattaaaaaaaaaaaaaaaattaaaaaaaaaaaaagaaagaaagaaagaaagaaaacgaacTATGAGGGGGTGattgcctggctcagtcagtggaacatgcaacACTTGATTTTGGaatcatgagatagagccccatgttgggtataaatattacttaaaaaaaaaagaactatgtgtATGGCcccacctttttaaagattttatttatttatttgaaagaaaggcagagctagagagagcaggagctggggggaggggcagagggagagagaaacaggctcctcattgagctgaaggcagatacttacctggctgagccacccaggcaccctgtgtaTGACATTTGATCCAGCATTCAACTTTTGAAATTTATCATAAAGGATATAATCAGATTTACGAACAGGGAATTTCATTACAATTTTGCTTATAATCACAGAGAATTAGGAACACACAAAATGTCCAACAGTTGAGGAATAAATGATACATCCTATGAGGAAAACAATATGTAGCCATTAGAAATCACATGTTCAAAGGGTGCTGAATGTCACTGGagaattctcatttttaagtggaaaggtactttttaaaactatacataaaagtatatgtgtgtatatatatatgataaatgaaaaaaactggaaaaatatactTAAGGGTTGAGAGTTTATCTCTGAGGGatgaaattatgaatatttttgtatctttattcttttctagatttctcaaaaaattttttttgatttctcAAAATTTCTATCATACACatgcctttttaaattaaaaaaaggaagattatttttttaaatggagctgttgtttatttgttgttcttttggtTTAGTCTTGGCTCCTTTCAAAATTCTGTTATAATACACTTGCTGGCTTTGAGAGGGAACTGAATTGCCGGCAGTGAGTACTGTGAGGGCCTCTGAGACTCTGAGATGATCTGGTATAACATGTTTCATGTGGAAAAACTGAAGCCCAAGGGTACAAGGGACTTATCCAAGgtcagagagagaaccagaggcTCCAGATCCCCAGCCTGGAGCTCAGGCATCTGCCCAAAGGGCCAGAATCCCTAGGCCAAGCTGCCAGAAGGGCAGGGAGATGGAAAGGAATCACAGCTAGAATTTACTATGTATGATTAATATGTGTTAGTTGCTAACTCCAGGTGAGGCCTTGAATGCTGAGGGTAGCTGACCTCACAGACCTACCCAGTGATGATTAGTCTTGGGAGTGACAGGAGAGAGAGcaaagggcagctgggtggcctGGCACTAGCAGGGTGTGCCCCAGGCCTCTCCCTGTCATCTCTAGGCCTCACCAGCAGTGCTTCCTCCCCTGGGAGGGCTGAGGACTCTCACTGACAGCCGCCGGGCTCAGACAGAATGAAAGGTCTCCGTTGGCGTTACACTCGGCTGGTAAGGGGCCCAACTTGGGCTGGGGGACAAGCCAGCAAAGGTGGAGTAGGCTAGATCTCTGGTGGGGGCGGGGCTAGGATTGGACATAGATGGGTGATTTGTTCCCCTTCCAAGTCCCTCTCCAGCTGACCTGGAGTTCAAGAGTTCAGGAACCTGGGGCCTTGCCCCCTTACCCCTTGGTCCTGAGACCCTATGGAGCACAGATGCCTGTCTCCAGCCAGATGGAGCTCCATCCAGAAGCCCCACTCAGCTAGGACCCCCTTCTTAGGCTTGAACCTGGAGAATAGGAAAGAAATGTCCTCATCATTTCTCATTCTCTAGGAGGCCTCTCCTTATGAAAAGTCTCCAAGTCATTGTGTACAggcacgtgtacacacacatacacaccctcaATCATACATTCTGGTACAGACTGGAAGCTCAACTGAATGAAGGCATAAACCAACACACATccacctgacacacacacacacacacacatatttatacaaTCCCAAATCACATTCATAAACACGTTGACAGGCAAACACACAAAGTTACTCAACACCTTCTCACATTGATTTTGCCAACACAAGTCTATTTGAAGCTGACACACACCTTCACATGGACGATCACACATCTAACACAAACCTGCATGTGCCTTCTCAGCTGCTTCACACTTGTCTCCCTTGACTGACAGAAGCCTCTggccctcattttctttctttgtaaaataaggatagtAAGGAGCATGTTCTTAGGATTCTTGGGAAAATTCAGGGAGGTCATGCACAGCAAGCGCTCAGCCAGGCCTGGTTAAGAGTGTGCTGATCAGCATTGGCCACTATGGGTGTTGGTATTGTTAtgattattgatattattatcattgtttcaAGTACAGATGCACACAGTTGCAGCTCTcagggctgggccaggctgcCACCTGCCCTTCTCTTCTGCCCCTGAGCTTAGAACTTGATCCTTGGCACCCACTCTGGATCTATAGCAGGCAGGCAGACAAACCACAGAGTCCATGGCCACATCTGATGGGCATGGGTACCTGTGACTTCCAGCTGGCAGGGGCCAGGGTGGTCTTGTTGGTCAGGGCACCAGCCTCCCCTGGCTGGGCTGGTGGTTGCAGGGGTCTGAGTGGGGGTGATGAGGCAGCCCAGGCTCTTGTGCTCTGGAGACATGGGAACTGGTGTCTCCTTGAGCCTCGACTCACCAGGCCTCTTTGTATCTTCATAGCCCAGTCAGGTGGAAGATGCTTTATCTGTAGAGAAGGGTGaggatgaggaaaaggaagaggaagaggaagagaagacagccccagctccagcctcagtCTCAGCTCCTGCTCCTGAAGATCCTGTGGAGCCCCAGCTGGCAGAAGCCAGCCAGGTTCTCGAACCCTCGGAGATTAGGCAGGTTGGAGCAGTGCCAGGAGCCTAAGGGTACCCCGCTCCTTCCCTACCCCAGCCAGGTCCAGGGACACCCTAGGCTCATTCCTCCTACATCCCAAACCTATGGTGGCAGTGGAAGGATGAAGTAGGGAGGAATAGGGGTAGGGATTCAGCACCTCATCTATTCTCCAGCCTCTAGGGACCAAGGTTATCAAGGGGAAAGAGTCCTGAGGGAGACCTGACCttgattcaaatcctggctctgctgcttactCCTGGTGTGGACTCTAGACAAGTTGCTTCACCTCCCTGAGCCTTGTTTTCCTCAATTGTAAAATGGGACTAACAATCCCTCTCTCTGAGGGCTCCTAATTGGCCCTTGGAAACAGTAAACTCCTCTGCCACCCATAAAGCACCATGCCTGGGTGAGTGCGGCCTATTCAACCTCATTCTTTGTGGCACCCTGAGGTCAGAGTGGAAGAAacaagggatggggtggggggacaaggATCATTTGCTCACCTCCAGCCCTATTCCTAGCTCAGCCTCCACCTCCCCCCAAGAGTCACTGGACATCTCTGGAGCCTGGCCTTCCGAACATCGAGAGATGGCTTCAGCCTGCGGAGCTTGTACAGGCAGATGGAAGGCCGCAGCGGGCCGGTGCTGCTGGTGCTAAAGGACCAGGATGGTCAGGTGAGCTGGGCCACAGCCCCAACCTGAGGCTCTGGGGGTGCCTGACCACGCAGCAGCGGGCCCTGCCCCAGGGCAGCCTCAGGGACAAGTGGCAGAGGCCATAGCCTGTCACTTATAATGGATGCTGAGGATGACATTGAAACCATCCCCCCTCAGagtcattccttccttccttccttccttccttccttccttccttccttccttccttccttccttccttccttccttccctaatTCATCCATTCGACACTTGTATACATACTATGCATCTTCCATGTGCCAGCTTCGATGTGGACAAGAGCCAGGTCAGACAGAAGGGGTTCCAGCTCTCTGGGAGCTAGAGGCCTAATAGGGAGGTGGGGCCTGAGGGGAAGCAAATAGTCAACTGGGAAGACAATTTATGTGGGGCAACTACACCTTAATGATCCATTTGTGCTTTGAAATCCCCCTGCTGGTGGGAGAACGGATCTGAGAGACTAAGAGTGAAAGCCAGCCAGTGAGGAGGCAGCCCCGGGAAGCGCCCACCTTTTACAGCAGGGACCTTGGGAGAGCGCTGTCTCAAATCCATGTGGTCTCGCCAATGGGGCCCAGGCTCTCTGGACAGGGGCCAGCTAGCTTCAACTGCTCTTCCATGAGAGGAATGTGTTAGAGCTGGGAGAGATCTCAAGGGTCCCTGAGGACCCTCATGTGGACAGGAGCTCCCTCCATCTTCAAGATGCTGATCAAGGACCGTCCTCCTCAACGTCGGGGAGCTCACTTCTTCAGGATGGAGTCCCTTCCTTGGCAGAGTGTTGCTGACTATAAGGATGTTACTCTTTATATTAGGCCAAAACCTACTCCCCAGGGCTGCCTCCCAGTgatcctgcctctgccccaccacACTCTGTAAAAGAGGGAAAACCTGCAGCCACCAACTACCCCACAGCGAGAGAATGGCTGAGGGAAATATGGTTCTGCTACATAGTGAAATATTGCCAAAGGCTGCTAAGAAAAATGATGTAGAGCCACAGCTATTAAAAgtgttaagtttttgtttttatttatttaagactttatttttcttttctttttttcttttttttttttaaatttatttattcatgatagtcacacagagagagagagagaggcagagacacaggtagagggagaagcaggctccatgcaccgggagcccgatgtgggactcgatcccgggtctccaggatcgcgccctgggccaaaggcaggcgccaaaccgctgcgccacccagggattcctatttttattttcttaagtaatctctatacccagcttggggcttgagctcacaacccaagatcaagagttgcaagctccacTGATTGAGCGAGCCAGGCGCCCCAGCTCTTGTTTTTAGAGTAAGATATGAATGGTACTCTTGGGCCAATggagaaaatgttttaagaactGGATATTAGGGCAGTcttggtggcccagcagtttaatgccaccttcagcccagggcacgatcctagaaacctgggatcaagtcccatgtcaggctccctgcatggagcctgcttctccctctgcctgtctctgcctctctctctctctctgtgtctgtcatgaataaataaataaataaataaaatcttaaagaaaaaaagaactggataTTAGATATTATGGAATTGCTGTTAATTTTCTGAAGTGAGATGGTCGAATTGTGATAGTACGTGAGAAAATCCCCATTCTTAGGAGTTGAACTATTTAGGGGTAAAAGGGTTGTAATATCTGCAAATTATTTTCCAACAGAAcagcaaaaaatagaagaagagagaaagtaaatATGGTGAACACATTTACAGTTTTGAGTCTACACGGAGGTTATCTGTACCGtgcttttacttttctgtatgtttgaacttttaaaaagaaaagtgaagggaGGAAGCAGCTTACAAAACAGATgtacagggcacctggctggctcagttggaagagcatgcaactcttgatctcagggtcgtgagtttgagccccatcttgggtgtagagattacttaaataagtaaaacttgaagaaaaaaaaaaccccacaaacccaGGTGTACTATAGGATCTGGTTTTCTGTGTAAGAATATATACACTGGCATTAAAGATGCTGGAAAGAAATGCACAAATATGTTAAGAAGAGTTaccctggggaacagagggggAATTGCAAAGGGTTTagtgtttctttcttcttgtctATAACTTCTAATACCTTTCTACAAGGATTACTTTTACAAAAGaagtatatttaagaaaaagtagGAGGACACCAGCAAGAGTTCTTCCTTGGGGAGTGTCAAGGGAAAGGACACACATTGATGGGCCTATGCAGCCCTCCCTATGCCCCAGGTCTGTCCCAGACCCCCCGGGGTGCCCCTCTAGGTGAGTCTGTATTACTAAGCCTGGAGAGCAGGTTTGCCAGAGGATATCCACTCCCTTCCAGCTACAACAGCAAGTTCTTCTATTTCCAGATGTTCGGGGCCTTCTCCTCTTCAGCTATTCGACTCAGCAAAAGCTTCTATGGTACTGGAGAgaccttcctcttctccttcgcCCCACAGCTAAAGGTGATATTCCCAACCTTctagggaggggggaggagggctaTACCAAAGATCCTGAGGTCCCAGTGGCCCCTAGCTCTATTCCCCATGTTGGGGTGCCTCATATCCCTCCATCTTTCCACAGAGGGAATATGTCAGGGCAGTGGTGGGCAGCACATCCCCGTTGGCCGGCCcatcttctcttcattttttttttttttaggattttatttatttattcatgagggacacagagagagagagacagagacatagggagagggagaagcagactcctcgtggggaacccgatgtgggactcaatcccaggaccccatgatcacaacctgagccaaaagcagacactcaaccactgagccaccccggcgcccccatcttcatttcttaaaatgctCAGTAGGTTCCTGGCAACTACAGACTGGCTTGTAAAGGAAGAGGGGTATGGCTCACCTGATGCAGGCTGTACAGACAAGAAGTCTGTCCAAGTGCCAATAGATCTGTGGGTGTACAGGTaggaaaataaagacagacaCATCCAGTGACTTCAGCCTTATGAAGTATGGGCTGAGGTCATCAGCTAAGAGTGAGGTCAGAGCAGACAATGTTAAGGGTTGAGCAGAGAAAAGGTATCAAATCATCATGGGAGTGGAGAGGTAGGCCTATCAGAGAAACAGAAGGACAGGGTCACCTGGAGGTCTGTCTAAAGGCAAGCCAGTCCCCTGGGCACGCGTGTCCCTCCAGCTACATTTGGCTCCTTGAGTTCAGGCATGGGAGAGAGTGACTGGGGCTTTTGCCAAGCTGGttggacagagggacagaggggagcgGAGGTTGACGTCTGCATCGGTAGggaaggggagctggggaggcTGGAGGACAATGAAACGAAGATGATAACAACAGTTGAGAGGTGGCTTTGAGGTCAGAGACTTGCAATAACGACACCCATTGAGCAATGTGTTGGATTATAAGATATGAGACAGGGACATTGGAAACAGACTGGTAAAGACAGATTCCCGGGTGTGAACACAGGAGAcagtggctggggtgggggtaagAACACCCCTGGATTGGAAAAGGAAaggatggggggcacctgggtggctcagtggttgagcatctgccttttgctcaggtcatgatcccagggtcctgggatcgagttcctcatcatcctccctgcatggagcctgcttctccctctgcctgtgtctctccctctctctgtgtgtctctcataaataaataagtaaaatctttaaaaaaaaaaaaaaaggaaaaggaaaaggaaaagatgatgGCAGGCAGGGGATGGGTCCGTGTGGGTGGCAAAATTCACCAAGGACAGTGGCAGGAAttaggaaggagggaaggatggtGAGCCAGAGCTCAACACTCTAATGCATGGTGATTGGTGACAGGGAGATGGGTGGGTGACAGAGACAAGACAGTGGGGGAGTCAGATGGTGCTTGCTGCCAGAGAGGAGGGCTtttgaaggagggaggggaacagTCCCCAGCATCTCTCATCTAAAGCTTTTCCATCTCGGagctatttattgaataaaacGACCGAGCACTTGGCACGAAGCACACTACTTTTATGACTCATAAAAATAGTAGCAGCTAACTGTACTAGTTTACCACCCGCCAGGCACTATTCTGAGACTTCCACAAATTAGCGCATTTAATCATGACAACATTCCTATGAGGTACATACTATTATCAGCCCCATCTTACAGTTGAGGAGGcggaagcacagagaagttaagtaacttgcttaacCTCACACAGCTAGTCAGCGGGGAGGATGAGATGCAGAAACAGGCCCCGGCGCTTGAACTTGGCCGCAGCACTACACTACCTCTCTAAATGACAGATGGAGATGCTCTTGGGCTCGCAGAAGAGAGATGATCACAGTATAGAGCTATAGGTGCTGTGGAAGCAACCCCAAGGAGGAGCACCTATATGAAAAGGGGTGAGATGATCAAAGGAGACTTCCTAGAGGAGGAGCTTGTTGAGTTGGGTCTTGATGGACAAACAAGATCACCAGGTGATGAAGGGCGTAGGGAGCAGTCTTCTTGGGGCGTGTGCAAAGGTGGAGTAATTGAAAAGAAGACAATGCCCATTCAGGAACCCAAGAGACATATATCCAACTACTACCCTGTTTCCACTTGGACTGCAAGCATGGCATTTTAAGCCTCCCAGGTCCCAACCTGAGCTCCTGACTTTCCCCCACAAAATCTGCCCGTCCCGCCATTTTCTGCAATGAAGTTAATGGCACCTCCAACTTTCCTACCACTGAGACCAAAAAATGTTGGGGTCTTTAACTCCTCTCCATCACACCCCACACCTGAGTTGTCAATGAGCCCCGATGGCTCTGCCCTTTGTCTATATCCAGAAGTCACCACTTCTCACCATGTCCTTTGCTGTCACTTGGTTCAAGCCACCATTGCTACTTGTCCTTGTTCCTGCTGTAACCGCCTAATAGGTCTCCCTGCTTACACTCAGTCATCACAATAGCAGGTGTTCCTCTTAAAAGGtaagtcagggatgcctgggtggctcagcgattgagcatctgcctttggctcagggcatgatcctggagtcctgggatccagtcccgcatcgggctccctgcatggagcctgcctctccctctgcctgtgtctctgcctttctctctgtgtgtgtctctcataaataaatgagtaaataaacaaaatctttaaaaataaataaataaattaaaggtaAGTCAGAGCATGTCACTTCTTGGCTCCAAGCTGCCAATGGCTTCCTTTCTTGGAGAaaagccagtatttttttttttttaagattttatttatttgagagagagcacaagcaaggagagacagaagcagacaccccactgagcaaggagccccacatgggactccattccaggaccctatatcatgacctgagtcaaaggcagatatcCAACTgctgctaagccacctaggcactaggccagtctttatttttttttaatcaaacaaaattttattattaatgagagagagagagagagagagagagagagaggcagagacacaggcagagggagaagcaggctccatgcagggagcctgacgtgggactcaatcccttgactccaggatcaggacctgagccgaagacaggtgctaaaccgctgagccacctaggccgcCCCAGGCAGTCTTTATAATAACCTACAAGGCCCAGGGtacctctgtggctcagttggttaaggatttgccttgggctccagtcatgatcttggggtcctgagatcctgccccatgtcgggctcccagttcagAAGGGAGCTTGCTTCACCCTCTCTTCACCCACTCctgcccgcccccgcctcccAGCTGATGCCatctctgataaaaaaaaatcttttaaaaaatataataatctacAAGGCCCTACATCTTCCGAATCTCTCTTATGTTGtttcttgatatttttcctttccctcactcTCCTCTAGCTACAATGAGCTCTGAGCCAGTCCTGAAACATGCAGGCCTGcgtctgcctcagggcctttgcatatactGTTCTGCCTCAAATGCCTTCCACTGGATCCCATGGCTCAGGTCTCACCTcctttaggattcttttttaaagattttatttatttattcatgagagacacacagagagagacagagacagagacacaggcagagggagaagcaggctccatgcagggagcctgacatgggacttgattctgggtccccaggatcaggccctgggctaaaggcggtgctaccGCTGGGCCACCGATTCTATTCAAATGTCATCATCTCAGAGAGGCCATCTGTGACCAACTAATTTACATTGACAACATTCCATTCTTTGGGAATCCTTTTTGTCCTTCTCTACTTTTTTATACTTAGCACTTATCACCTCCTAACATACTATTTAACTTATCCACCTCCACCTTCTAGAATGGGAATCCCATGAAGGCAGGAATTTTTGTCTGTTAAATTCACCATTCTACCCAGTACATAAAACAGTGACTGGTactaaatgctaaaaaaaaaaaaaaaaaaaaaaaaagttgaatgaaatgaattatttttacagGGGCTGTCTTCCCAACTTCCTGttatggaatcttttttttttttttttttttttttaattgagtgatCTTTGCCTATCTTTGGTCTCTTGGCACGTCTTGTGTTCTTCAGGAATTACCAATTGCTCCTTGAGGGCGATTCCAAACAGTGCTATGAACAGAGTCTCTGTAGCAGCAACGTTTATCTTACTCCCTCAAGTTTGAAGGTCACATTCTTCAAGGAAAGTAGAGAAGGAATTGAATGGCTCTGTCTTTTCATGGTCACTTGTTAATATTATCTCATCTCTTCTGAGCCCAGGACTAATTTTGTATTAGTCTATTTTCTTGCTAAAACCCCatggttgggacgcctgggtggctcagcggtttggcgcctgcctttggctcagggtgtgatcctggggtcctgggattgagtcccgcatcgggctccctgagtggagcctgcttctccctctgcctgtgtctctgcctctctctgtatgtctctcatgaataaatggataaaatcttaaaaaaaaaaaaaacatggttgctcacagcatttttttttttaaagattttagaggAAAGCAGGGGTCAGAGCAGGTCACACTGCAGTGTGAGGAGGGGCTGTGGGCAGGTAGGTGACAGGGGAAGCAGGAATGCATAAGGAGGCTGTGAGCAAGCGAGGAGTGAGTGTGGTGGGGACTGGGTGAGCACAAGTGGAGATGGACAGGGCAGGAATGAAGGTAGTCTGAGAGTCTCTTTGGGGTGGAGCCACAAGATTTGCTAAGGACCAGAGTATGAGGCAGCACAGGGAAATGGGCATGCTCCAGcgagagatgaggaaacagcttGTGGCAGAATCAGGGTCCAGCTCCTGACCTGGACCTTCTCCGCTCTCCAGCTTTGGAAGCAGGATGCTGCGGAGAGTTCTGGTCTACTTCTAGAACATGGGGGTCTTTGGGGTTGTGGGAATTGAGACTAGAAAGCAAGAGGAGGTAAACTCGGGGAGGACAGAAGAAATTTCCAGAATCAGGAGCCAGGGTACTTCCTGATAGTGGGGCTTGGAGCTGGATGTTTCCTTCCCTCCACCACACTGCCACCCAGTGGTGTGGAGTCAGGCTGCAAGGGCATGACACACCCGGTAACCCAGCTTTTTCTGTCATCCCAGGTCTTTAAGTGGACAGGAAGCAATTCTTTCTTTGTGAAAGGAGACTTGGATTCACTGATGATGGGCAGTGGCAGGTGCGTGGCTCCGCCCTCCCCAAGTCTGGAGTCGGGGTAGTCTGTGTCTGGTCTCTCTCCCATCCGGAAATGCTGGGCTAGGCTGCCCCAGATGAGGCTGGTGGTAAACTTCCAGGCTTCTCCCTTCAACATCAGCAGCGACAGGAGGGGGGtggagtgaggggtgggggtgagggaggggggcggggggttatCCTCCAAAGTGTTTAGGTTGATGACAGCTTTGTCTGAATGTATGTGATTTGGAGAACAGCATTCCTCCACATGGTTGTCTGAGGCAAGTCAAGGGATGGGAGGCTAGATCAGGAAACCGCTCACTGGAGGAAGGCCAGGCATCTGCCCAGGAACCTGGTGCAAGTGTGTGTACGCACGCGCGCCTGTGTGTTAGGAAGAAAAAGTTAGCCTTACTCCTGGTGAAACCTCCACATTCAGGCAGAATAAATCTTATCTTGAAGGCAAAGATGAAAGCAGTACCAGGCAAGTTCCTTGCCCTCCCAGCTGTCTGAAGAGCCTCTACTGAGTCAGTGTGGCACAGAACACACCAGCCATTGCTGATTTGCAGTAACCCACTTCCCAGCCCGAGCCTGGTTTGCCATCAAATGAGGGGATTAGAGTGGATGCTTTCTGAAGTAGTTTTTGGGCTGAGTCCATGCCTGAAGATTCACTCCTTCGGTTAAGCATTGCCATCTTTAAAATGTTCCAcatgttctaaaactggattgtggtgatggttgcaccaatgtatatatttattgaaatcacTTAACTATAAAAAAAAGTGCTCCAAATCCTATGGGGGAACAACATGTGGAGTTCCCAATAATCTGGATAAATTGGTTTAAAGGAAGATTAAACAGACAAAACTGAGCTGTGGTTATGGTGAAGCCAAAGGCTGGTGGTGTAGACCTGGAAGGTCAACATCCAGGAGTTCAGTCATGCCAagattttcctcttctctttagTGGCCAATTTGGGCTGTGGTTGGATGAAGACTTGTATCATGGGGGAAGCCACCCCTGTGCAACTTTCAACAATGAGGTGCTGGCCCGGCAGGAGCAGTTCTGCATCAAGGAGCTGGAGGCCTGGATCCTGAGCTGATGTCCCCATGGTGGGCAGCTTCCTAAAGCAACAAATGCTCAGACCTGCTCATGAATGCCATCTAGACCCTCTTTAGAGAGCGCTGCCCATTTTCTCCAAAATCTAGAAGACTGGCTGTGACCATACCTCTCTGTGGCCTGGGGACCCAAGACGGGCATGGAAGCAAATAATGTTCTCCTGGAGAGGTGACTCTGAAGGAGTGAAAGGTATTCACACCTCATCTGAGCAGCACAAAGTCCCtgatgaaatttctttttatttatttattttttaaagtaagcttcaTGCCAGCATAGGATTTTGAAcaaaggaccctgagatcaagagtcacatgcttccctgagcaagccag harbors:
- the TLDC2 gene encoding TLD domain-containing protein 2 isoform X1; its protein translation is MKGLRWRYTRLPSQVEDALSVEKGEDEEKEEEEEEKTAPAPASVSAPAPEDPVEPQLAEASQVLEPSEIRQLSLHLPPRVTGHLWSLAFRTSRDGFSLRSLYRQMEGRSGPVLLVLKDQDGQMFGAFSSSAIRLSKSFYGTGETFLFSFAPQLKVFKWTGSNSFFVKGDLDSLMMGSGSGQFGLWLDEDLYHGGSHPCATFNNEVLARQEQFCIKELEAWILS
- the TLDC2 gene encoding TLD domain-containing protein 2 isoform X2 — translated: MKGLRWRYTRLPSQVEDALSVEKGEDEEKEEEEEEKTAPAPASVSAPAPEDPVEPQLAEASQLSLHLPPRVTGHLWSLAFRTSRDGFSLRSLYRQMEGRSGPVLLVLKDQDGQMFGAFSSSAIRLSKSFYGTGETFLFSFAPQLKVFKWTGSNSFFVKGDLDSLMMGSGSGQFGLWLDEDLYHGGSHPCATFNNEVLARQEQFCIKELEAWILS
- the TLDC2 gene encoding TLD domain-containing protein 2 isoform X3; this encodes MRKRKRKRKRRQPQLQPQSQLLLLKILWSPSWQKPARFSNPRRLGSLHLPPRVTGHLWSLAFRTSRDGFSLRSLYRQMEGRSGPVLLVLKDQDGQMFGAFSSSAIRLSKSFYGTGETFLFSFAPQLKVFKWTGSNSFFVKGDLDSLMMGSGSGQFGLWLDEDLYHGGSHPCATFNNEVLARQEQFCIKELEAWILS